The DNA window TAAACACCGATCCCATAGATAGCCCCAACTCCatttttccaggaaaaaaaaaaaactatcagtGCATTGGAACAACATCAGTGAGAGAGAACGAGGTCAATCTCCTCACAAGTTTGACTGTTTGTTAGTGCCTAGACTTCTTTGTGCTGCAAGAAGGGCATTTGTACTGCTTGATGCTTTCAGCTTTTGCTGGTGTTATCTTCACACACTTTCCATGGTACCATCGTTCACAAATGTCACAACCAATCCAAAACTCATCAGCATTGTAGTTCCCTCCACAGCTCCCGCAAAGGGTGTCTCCATGCTCATCTTCATCCTCCACGTAACTTAACTTGGAATTGCTTCTTGCCTGTCCATCAGTTGATCTCTGAAATATAATAGGCAGGTTATAGATCCAAAATTAGTTGATAAAAAAAGGCATATGTGTTTATGgagctcaaatttgatagattgcAATGCTTTTGTTGatcagagaaaaaaacaatttcacctTTGTGTTATTCCTGGATTTGCTACCACCGTCAGCACTAGGCTTATCTTCTACTGGTTTCCTCCCAGTTACAATTTCAAAGAGGGTGGGCAGATCATTTACCATGCTAAACAGTCGCTTCCTGcagaaaaaaagcataaaaccaCTAAATTATGCTCCCGTGAATTGTCAGCATTGAAATCAAAGACTAAATACGCAAATGCACACCCACCAAGTGAGAGAAAATCATCAGAAGCATAAAGTGTGAACCATGATGAGACCTCAATATGAATCATTTGTGCAAAAAGAATTGAGATAGGTGCatgaaaagaacagaaaagacaagataataaaaagaaaatcataatgcaagccaatattaaaaatagctACCAGCTCTATCACAGGGTCCTCAGTATACAGTATAAAGTACACAGCTAATAAGCTTATTCAACACTACCAATCATGTACCATTCTAGTAAGGAATAAAAATTCCTGGAAGCAGAAATGATCGACAAGGTCTGGGATCATAAAACAATTGCATTAGAGATATGTATGCACCCCCAAGAAGATCCATGTTTGTCCAGTTTTAAGTTCATTTTATTCAGGATACATGCCTAGGATGTACATCATACACTGGATGAATCCAATGAATCAACATTCTCACAAAGAGGTGAGCTTGGGCATGGTAGAGATATGTCAAAGCAACCCGACTTAAACTTGAGTTCACTCTGTGCCATATATGCCTATGATCATATTCGTATCTGCATCTCAGGCTGGTTACCCAAGAACATTGTAACATTCTGAAAAAGGGGTGCATGTGGGCCATAGAGCAATCAGGCACAACCCAACAAAGTTCTGCTCATTCCCAAGACACATACTAAACAGAAGATACCCTTAATTAACACAAGTGCAAATGATACTATAAAAATTGACATAAGAAGCCCGCTCATCAACTCACATgtttcattaagaaaaaaagatgacgaagaagaagaaggaaagattACTCTTCAGTGCTTAACAGGCACTACTGGAGCGCGTCTGCAGAATTGCAAAACTGCTAACTTCAATCCCAAAAGTCAAAACAAGAAGCTGCAAACTCCAAAGGTCAAAATTCCCTCTCAAGTAACTAAAATTAATTCCACACTGAATATATTGAGGCAGATGATGAACAATACTTAACCAGACCCCATTGAGGGAAGGCACCACATCACTTTTATAACTTGTGCATAAAGCAAAACTTATTTCTTTGAAGAAACTTGTAGTTTTGCTACAAGTTAGTGACATGGCATGTCACATCACATTCAAATCTACAGTTCTTGACTGACCAAGGCAGCTTAACCAACTAACAGAGTGGCAAGGGAAAGCAACACGTACTGAAGACATGATGCAAGACCTGCATCCTCACTCAAACCCACTTCACATcaaaaatttcatgaaaaaactaTTCTGCCACAACAAATACAACTACAGGAGGTTTAACAATGGGGCGAACCTTCAGTCAAGACAAGACAACAAATTAAACAGTTAAACGAGGGGACTATCTTCAGCCATAAGTATTGATTCTTTAGATTCAAATACTTCAAACAGCATTTTGCTTCATTAAGTTCAGTTTTTTGCGTTTCTGTACGggtcagtttttattttaacgTTCATGATGTAATTTTACCCCAATAAACCAAATGTATTCTTTTTTCTACATCAACATAGAAAAGTTACCAACCATATtcctattaaaaaagaaaattatacacAAGTTGAGAAGAAATCTCCGAGTGATTTTGCTGCAAATATGCTAATAAACAGTTATTCTTGGTGAGGTAACAAACAAGCTCACTGAAAAACACATCCCACACCAATTCAATAGCAATCTTATTTACAGCTGTTCagttgaaaataaataagagaagacAAGTAAAATAGACATATATGTTAACTTTGTTAGGCAAGGATATTGTTTTATCCCACTAAGTACCCTTTTCACTTCCCTTTCATCTATTTCTTTCATCTCAATGAAGCAAACACAAGGAACATGTCTTTAAGATCAGGAGAAGCTAGTTAAGCACATGaaatatcacttttttttcctgcaataTGCGTGTTTTtcgattgaaaatatattaaaataattttcatgtttttattttatttttgacaacacatcaaaatcatcgAAAATCACCTCTAAAGGCATCAATTTGATGCCTTCTTGCCtgaaaatcactttgaaaagCGGGTTGGAACTcagaaacaaacacacacacgtCTCTAACTGCATttccaattttaaaatatcattttgtacAAGTGGTGTGGTCAAATATGTACTAATGTTCGTGAACTTGAGAAAGCTATCACTCAATACCGCTAATTGTTTATGTGGTAAAATATGCTTTTACAGTTTCAAAACATTGTCTTTACATGTAATTGTGGAACACCATTGAATCCTGTTAAAAAGGAGTATTATAAAATAATCCTATCAAGTGAGCTAAGATGTTAGTGAAGTCCAGAATGATTGCTTTGCTAAACAATTACATATAAGAATGCatttataaattagaaatatcaattCTAGTACATTAAATTTCTGGCAATTCATGTGCTAGAATTACCTTTGACAGAATTTTCGTAAAATTCTCTCGATATCACCATTTAAGTGTTCATGAAGTGTAAGAAAATAATTCCTTCCACCATTCCATGTCTTAAAATGTTTTATCACCCTCTTGTGCAAAATTTCTTGGCCACTAACCAAATGAAGTTTTGAACTTTAGTAATTTTATATGCCTATCACTTTatcttaataagaaaaaagactACGTTGTAGATATCGAGTGCTATGcttcaaatattgtttataGGCATTGTGAATCCCTCCCTAATTTCAAGAACTTCAGGCTACAATAAGTAATTGAATTTTTCACATAAATTACACAACACATTGTTCATAAATCAGAATACCAAGTCACCACATAAAGCGATTAACATCACGCAAAATTAGTGTAAGTCTCTGAAATGTGGAGAATTAAAAGCTAAgcttccttcaatattttcaaACCAATGTGAAGGGAAATCAACaatcaaaattagaataaaaaatgcaCCTTTCATTGCGATTAAGTCGGGCACCAAAGTAGAATCCCACTGAAAGCAACCAACTGTCACTGTGCACAGCAACAAGAGAAAGCCAGTCTTTACGCGTCATTCCATCTCTGGCAAAATTAATGCCCAACGCAGGCTCAGGGAGCTCTGGCGGAACTTCCTCTGCTGGCAGAGTCACTTCCCAGGACTCGTTTGGATGTCCATACAGACACAAATTCTCTTTTTCTAAATACATTGTCAAGGTCAATTTCggaatttaagacaaaaaatagtgaaaaattcaagtaaaatcacaaagaattaagaaattaataataacaaaaacagcATAACACtaatagcaaaaaaaacttagaaagaaaaaatagtttgtttgtttgttcagCTTTTAGCTTAAAAGAGAGCGCGAGAGACAAACCTGGATCGCATTGAAGGTAGACTTCATCAGCCTCtgaaagaaaagacaacaagaagacaaataatatatacatatgcgaagattaattaataaattaaataaataattaagagaTTTAGGGATTTGACATGGGGATACCAACAGTGAGAGCGCGAACGAGGGCGGAGCGACGGGCGTTGTAATCTTTGAAGATCTCTTCTACAGTGCGAGGGGACGCCATACATAAGTTAACAAATTATGTTATAGCAGGTAGGTAGTTTGATTAATTATTGGTAACGGATCGGGCTAATGTtaggagaggagagagatgaAGAGTATCGATGTGTTTTTGTTGAGGTTGTGAAGAGACTGACTGAGACAGGGAGAAGAGGAAAGGGGAGGTCGTATGTTTCTTGGGTTTTGTGACACTTTTGGGGGTCTGACACGGCAGCGCAAGAGAAGAGACGATTTGTTGAGTGGCTTGGTAAGAGAGAGGTTGTTACAGGATTGGTTTTTGTGGTAGAATGGACTTCTGTTTGGGGAGGTTTTGTTTAATTGGGCCGTGTTCTTAGGGTTTTGGACTTTCAAACCCATTAGTTTAGCATGTTGGCCAGCATTGCCCACCCTcaccaaaagaacaaaaatatatataatatcatcTTTCTTATTAGTCAACTTaagacttaatttattttatttatatttatatagagAGCATAACTACAGTTTATGATTATGGTGAGCCCAAGTAATGAAACTTTCAAGTTCAAGTTCAATAGATCGGAATgcataaaatattaacaaattgaTAAGGGGGAAATGCacaccaatgttttttttttttctcctccaaaTTAGGGcaaagtatttttcttattaagtaATACtcttaaaagtgaaaaaactaTTGTAGTTTTCCCACACTTTTTACTTTcctacttattaatatattataattataattataattatataattgtttttcttct is part of the Populus alba chromosome 10, ASM523922v2, whole genome shotgun sequence genome and encodes:
- the LOC118043344 gene encoding PHD finger protein ALFIN-LIKE 2 — encoded protein: MASPRTVEEIFKDYNARRSALVRALTVEADEVYLQCDPEKENLCLYGHPNESWEVTLPAEEVPPELPEPALGINFARDGMTRKDWLSLVAVHSDSWLLSVGFYFGARLNRNERKRLFSMVNDLPTLFEIVTGRKPVEDKPSADGGSKSRNNTKRSTDGQARSNSKLSYVEDEDEHGDTLCGSCGGNYNADEFWIGCDICERWYHGKCVKITPAKAESIKQYKCPSCSTKKSRH